The DNA segment CGGCCGCCGCGGTGACCAGCGAACGGGCCCGATCGGCGAACCCCGGCGTGTCGTCGGCGAACCACACCGCCGCCGGTGAGTCGGCGATCCGGCGGATGGCGGCGGCGTCGGCAGCCCGGCCCGCTGCCGTCCAGCTGGCGACCTGCGCGACGGCCGGAGCGTCCGGCTCCACATAGAACTCCTGGCCGGCGGCCGGCGCTGCCGCCGTCGACTCCGACTGTGCCGTGGCTGTCGGCGGCGGCTCGGTGTCCGAGCCGGGCGTACAGGCGCCGAGAGCAACGAGTGCGGCGAGTCCACAGAGAGCAGGCAGAGTTCTCATCCGGACAAACGGTACCTTCTCCCTAAATGATCACCACACCGAGCGCGCCCCGGCGCCGTCATCGGCCGGGCACCGCCCGGATCCAGGCTGTGATCATGGGATGGCTGCCGGGGACCGAGGACTGCCTGACGCTGTGCAGGCGCTGCAAGCCCTGCTGCGGATTCCGACGGTCTCGACCAGGGCGGGGAATGGCGGCATCCCCCGTTCGGCGGAGTGGTCGAGGACGGCGTCATCTGGGGGCGGGGGACTCTCGACGACAAGGGCAGCCTCGTCGCCGTCTGCCTGGCCGTGGAGGGGCTGCTCGCCGACGGGTTCGTGCCGGCCCGGGACGGCGGAGCACTTCCCGGAGGCGGTGACGGCGCCGTACGTCATGATGGCCGCCACCGACGCCCGGCACTTCACGGCGATCTGCGAGCGGGTGTACCGGTTCACGCCGTTCGCGATGACGAAGAAGCAGCGCGAGGCCATTCACAGCTTCGACGAGCACCTGACGGTGGACGCGTTCCTGAAGGGCGTCGACTGGTATCGCACCCTGCTCAGGACACTGCCGGAAGATGTGCCAGCGACTCGGCGAGGGTGACCACGTCGGCGTACTTGGCGTTCAGGTCGAAGAGATTGGCCTCGTGCGGCCCGGAGGAACGGTCGGCGCAGGCCTCCCGGACGACCATCGGCCGGAATCCGTGCTGCAGCGCGTCGAGGGCCGAGGCACGGATGCACCCGCTCGTGGAATAGCCGCCGATCACGAGCGTGTCGATGGAGTGGGAAGCGAGCCAGGCGGCCAGTGAGGTGCCGGCGAAGGCGCTCGCGTAATGCTTGACCACGACGAGCTCGGCCGGCGCCGGATCGAGCGGCGGGGCGAATCCACCCAGCCTGCTGCCCTCGGCGAACACTTTCAGGGCCGGCACCTTGGCGGCGAAGAGCGGCGCTTCCGAACACGATTCGTCGGCGAACCGGACCGTCGTCCAGATGACCGGTACGCTCGCGGCCCGCGCCTGCTCCGCCAGCTGGGCCATCGCCTCGGCGGCGGCCTGGCCGGTCCGGAGGAAGAGCGGGGAATCGGGATCGGTGTAGGCCAGGGCGGCGTCGATCAGCAGGACGGCGGGGCGATTTCCCCAGCCGAGACGGCGGGCGAAACCCGCCGTCTCGTAATCGGCGTCGAGGCTCATCAGATGACGCCGCGTTCCTTCAGCAAGGCGACCTCGCCGGGTGAGAGGCCGAGCAGGCCCTGATAGACCTCCTCGTTGTGCGATCCGAGCGCCGGACCGGCCCACTTGACCTCGCCCGGCGTGGACGAGAGGCGCGGCGCCACGTTCTGCATCGGCACCGGGCCGAGCTCGGGGTGGTCGACGGTGATCACCGCCTCGCGGGCCTGCACGTGCGGGTCGGCGATGATGTCCTCGGCGGTGTAGATGCCGCCGGCCGGAACCCCCGCGTCGTGCAGCAGCGACAGGAGCTTCGCGGACGGGACCGTACGGGTCCACGTGGCGATGATGTCGTCGAGCTCGGCCTGGTGCTCGCCGCGGGCGCCGTGCGTGGCGTAGCGCGGGTCGGCCGGCAGGTCGGGGCGTTCCATCACGTCGGCGAGCCGGCGGAAGACGGTGTCCTGGTTCGCGGCGATCAGCACGTCGGAGCCGTCGGCGCTGGGGTAGACGTTGCTGGGCGCCACGTTCGGCAGGATCGGTCCGGTGCGCTCGCGGCGGTAACCGGCGACACCCCACTCCGGGATCAGCGACTCCATCATGGCCAGCACGGCCTCGTAGATCGCCGAGTCGACGACCTGCCCGCGGCCGGTGCGCTCGCGGGCGTGCAGGGCGGCGAGGGTGCCGAAGGCGGCGTACGTCGCGGCCAGCGAGTCACCGATGGAGATGCCGCTGCGGGACGGGGCACGGTCGGCCTCGCCGGTCACGTAGCGCAGCCCGCCCATCGCCTCGCCGATCGAGCCGAATCCGGCGCGGGGCGAATACGGCCCGGTCTGCCCGTATCCGGTCACCCGGACCAGGATCAGCCGCGGGTTGATCGCGGCGAGTTCGTCGTACGACAGACCCCAGCGTTCGAGCGTGCCCGGCCGGAAGTTCTCCAGCAGCACGTCCGCCTTCTCGACCAGCTTGCGGACCAGGTCCTGCCCCTCGGTGGTGCGCAGGTTGCAGGTGACCGATTTCTTGTTGCGGGCCACGACCGGCCACCAGAGCGACTGGCCGTGCGGCTTCTCCCGGCCCCACTGGCGCATCGGATCGCCCTTGCCGGGGTCCTCCAGCTTGATCACCTCGGCCCCGAAGTCGCCGAGGAGCTGCCCGCAGAAGGGGCCGGCGAGCAGGGTCCCAGTCTCCAGGACGCGGATGTCAGATAGTGGTCCGATCATGCCCGTCAGCCTATCCTTGCGAAACAGTGTTTCGCTAGATGAAACGGTGAGGTGGTCAAGGGTGGAGATCGTCGAGGTCGGGCCGCGGGACGGACTGCAGAACGAGAAGGTCGTCCTGCCGACGTCCGTCAAGGTCGCGCTGGTCACCCGGGCCATCGAGGCCGGGCTGCGGCGGATCGAGGTGGCCGCCTTCGCCCGTCCGGACCGGGTTCCGCAGATGGCCGACGCGGAGGAGGTCCTCCGCGAAGTTCCACGATCGCCGAAGGTCAGATATGCCGCCCTGGTCCTCAACGGCCGCGGACTCGACCGCGCTCTGGCGCTCGGCGACAGCCGGCCTCACGAGATCAACTATGTAGTTGTCGCCAGTGACGAGTTTTCCCGGCGCAACCAGGGGATGTCTACGGCCGAGTCGCTGGCGGCGTTCCGCGCGGTCGCCGCCCGGGCTCGAAACGACGGATTCTTCGTGACCCTGACGGTCGCGGCGGCCTTCGGATGCCCGTTCACCGGCGAGGTTCCGGTCGCGCGGGTCCGGGAGATCGTCGCGGACGCCGGGCCGGTCGACGAGATCTGCCTGGCCGACACGATCGGCGTGGGCGTACCGATCCAGGTCACCGAGCTGGCCGACGCCGTGCGCGGGGTCACGGCGGGCGTGCCGCTGCGCGCTCACTTCCACAACACCAGGAACACCGGGTACGCGAACGCGATAGCCGCCGTGGCGTCGGGGTTCACGGCACTGGACGCGAGCCTGGGCGGGATCGGCGGATGCCCGTTCGCCCCGGCCGCCACCGGGAACATCGCCACCGAGGACCTCGCATACCTGTTGCGCCGCTCCGGCCTGGCGACCGGCGTCGACGCCGGCGCGGCGGCAGCGGCGGGCCTGTGGATCGGCGGGGAGCTGGAGCTCGGCCAAGTGCCGGCGCAGCTGGGTCGCGCGGGCGACTTTCCTGGAGATCTCCTCTTGCGGTGAGAAAGGAAACGGTGTTTCCATTCTCGCATGTTGCGGCCCGGTGGTGCTGATCTGACGATCGCTGGTGGGGTTCGGGAGTTCGGGCGGGCGACGCCGGACGTGATCGCGGTGCGGGACGGGGATCGCGCCCTGTCCTACGCGGCGCTGGACGAGCGGTCGTCGCGGCTCGCCTGCGCCCTGCTGGAGCTGGGCCTCTCCTACGGCGACCGGGTCGCGCTGCTCTGCGGCAACCGCCTCGAATATCCGGAGATCGCGGCGGGGATCGCCAAGGCCGGCCTGGTGCTGGTGCCGGTCAATCCGCGTCTGACGGCGCCCGAGGTGGGTTTCATCCTGGACCACTCGGGCGCGCGGGTCCTGATCGCGGACACCGGTCTCGCGATCCCCGACTTCCGCGGGCGTGTCGTCCTCATCGGCCCGGAGTACGAGCAGTGGATCGGCACGGCGGCGGCGCGGGATCCCTGGATCACGGTCGACGAACGGGATCCGTTCTGCATCGCCTACACCGCCGGGACCACCGGCGACCCGAAAGGCGTCCTGATCTCGCACCGATCCCGGGCGCTGACGTTCTACGCCACCGCCCTGGAGTGGGGCATCGGGCCGGGCCGGCGGACCATCGCCGTCGCCCCGATGTACCACGGCGCCGGTTTCGCGTTCGCCTACGCGGCCGTCTACTGCGGGGCGACGGTCAGCATGCTGCGGTCGTTCAAGCCGGACGCGCTGATCGACATGATCGGCCGGGACGGGGCGCAGTCGGTGTTCCTGGTGCCGACCCACGCCCAGCTGCTGCGGGCCCACTTCGAGGAGATCCCGCGCCTGCCCACCCTGGACACCCTGTACTTCAACGCCGCCGCCCTGCCCAAGGTCCTCAAGGAGTGGGTGTTCGAGGCGTTCCCCGGCGTCGGCGTGCACGAACTCTACGGATCCACCGAGGCGGGCGTCGTCACGAACCTGCGGCCGCCGGACGCCCGCCGTAAGGCCGGCACGGTCGGCCACCCGTGGTTCGGCACCCGGGTGCGGATCGTCGACCCGTCCGGCAACCCGGTGAAGAACGGTGAGCCGGGCGAGCTCTACAGCAGGTCGCCGTACCTGATGAACGGCTATCACGAGAACCCGGCCGCGACGGCCGCCTGCACGACCGAGGACGGCTTCCTCACCTCGGGCGACATCGTGATCCGCGACGACGAGGGGTTCATCTCCATCGTCGACCGGGTCAAGGACGTGATCATCACGGGTGGCGTGAACGTCTACCCGCGCGACGTCGAGGAGGTCCTGCTCACCCACCCGGCCGTCGCCGAGTGCGCGGTCGTGGGCGAGCCGGACGACCGCTGGGGCGAGCGGGTCGTCGCGTACCTGGTCGGCCGGGAACCGGTCGCCGCCGATGCGCTCGAGGCGTATCTGCGTGAGCGGCTGGCCGGGTTCAAGGTTCCGAAGCAGTACCGGACCGTCGCGGCGCTACCCCGCAACGCCGCCGGCAAGATTCTGAAACGCGAGCTGAGGAGTACGCCGTGAGGGCACATGTGGAGCTGATCCACGAAGACGACTACATCTTCCACACCGGTGAGCTGCCGTACGGCGAGGGCAAGATCCTTGAGCGCCGCCTGTCGACCGACGAGGAGGACGGCTCGTCGTCGCTGTCGCTGCACGCCACCGCGGACTGGGGCCGCAGCGCCGGGATCGCGCACGCCGACACCGAGTTCTACGTGGTGGAGGGGTCGCTGATCTACGGCGGGCAGGAGCTCGGCGCCGGCGGCTACATCCAGGTCCCCAAGGGCGTCCCGATGGACTGGATCAAGATCCGGGAGGGGTCGCGGATCCTGCACTGGCGGGAGTACGGCGACGCCGGCTTCGACCCTCTGACGTCGATCAAGGAGACGGACGCCTCGGGTGACGTCACCGTGGTGGACGCCAACACCATGGAGTGGACCGAGGCGACGTCGGTCGGGCCGCTCACCCCGCTCTACATCAAGCTGCTGCACCGCGACCCGAAGACCGGCTTCTACACCCGGCTGATCCGGGCCAAGAAGGGCTGGACCGACCACCGGCTCGCGCACCACCCCTGCTACGAGGAGTTCTACACGCTCGGCGGGAAGATGGCGTACAACTTCGGCGACATCGACGAGGGCACCTACTGCTTCCGG comes from the Actinoplanes sp. OR16 genome and includes:
- a CDS encoding isochorismatase family protein, with amino-acid sequence MSLDADYETAGFARRLGWGNRPAVLLIDAALAYTDPDSPLFLRTGQAAAEAMAQLAEQARAASVPVIWTTVRFADESCSEAPLFAAKVPALKVFAEGSRLGGFAPPLDPAPAELVVVKHYASAFAGTSLAAWLASHSIDTLVIGGYSTSGCIRASALDALQHGFRPMVVREACADRSSGPHEANLFDLNAKYADVVTLAESLAHLPAVS
- a CDS encoding CaiB/BaiF CoA-transferase family protein, producing MIGPLSDIRVLETGTLLAGPFCGQLLGDFGAEVIKLEDPGKGDPMRQWGREKPHGQSLWWPVVARNKKSVTCNLRTTEGQDLVRKLVEKADVLLENFRPGTLERWGLSYDELAAINPRLILVRVTGYGQTGPYSPRAGFGSIGEAMGGLRYVTGEADRAPSRSGISIGDSLAATYAAFGTLAALHARERTGRGQVVDSAIYEAVLAMMESLIPEWGVAGYRRERTGPILPNVAPSNVYPSADGSDVLIAANQDTVFRRLADVMERPDLPADPRYATHGARGEHQAELDDIIATWTRTVPSAKLLSLLHDAGVPAGGIYTAEDIIADPHVQAREAVITVDHPELGPVPMQNVAPRLSSTPGEVKWAGPALGSHNEEVYQGLLGLSPGEVALLKERGVI
- a CDS encoding DUF4437 domain-containing protein, whose product is MRAHVELIHEDDYIFHTGELPYGEGKILERRLSTDEEDGSSSLSLHATADWGRSAGIAHADTEFYVVEGSLIYGGQELGAGGYIQVPKGVPMDWIKIREGSRILHWREYGDAGFDPLTSIKETDASGDVTVVDANTMEWTEATSVGPLTPLYIKLLHRDPKTGFYTRLIRAKKGWTDHRLAHHPCYEEFYTLGGKMAYNFGDIDEGTYCFRPAGVKHGHFIAETDIDWIIRSDGELTNWYTTQEWVKWGGHPENYDEHNHSHQPVISTLPVRSRSRGAWSGDGM
- a CDS encoding class I adenylate-forming enzyme family protein, whose translation is MLRPGGADLTIAGGVREFGRATPDVIAVRDGDRALSYAALDERSSRLACALLELGLSYGDRVALLCGNRLEYPEIAAGIAKAGLVLVPVNPRLTAPEVGFILDHSGARVLIADTGLAIPDFRGRVVLIGPEYEQWIGTAAARDPWITVDERDPFCIAYTAGTTGDPKGVLISHRSRALTFYATALEWGIGPGRRTIAVAPMYHGAGFAFAYAAVYCGATVSMLRSFKPDALIDMIGRDGAQSVFLVPTHAQLLRAHFEEIPRLPTLDTLYFNAAALPKVLKEWVFEAFPGVGVHELYGSTEAGVVTNLRPPDARRKAGTVGHPWFGTRVRIVDPSGNPVKNGEPGELYSRSPYLMNGYHENPAATAACTTEDGFLTSGDIVIRDDEGFISIVDRVKDVIITGGVNVYPRDVEEVLLTHPAVAECAVVGEPDDRWGERVVAYLVGREPVAADALEAYLRERLAGFKVPKQYRTVAALPRNAAGKILKRELRSTP
- a CDS encoding hydroxymethylglutaryl-CoA lyase; this encodes MEIVEVGPRDGLQNEKVVLPTSVKVALVTRAIEAGLRRIEVAAFARPDRVPQMADAEEVLREVPRSPKVRYAALVLNGRGLDRALALGDSRPHEINYVVVASDEFSRRNQGMSTAESLAAFRAVAARARNDGFFVTLTVAAAFGCPFTGEVPVARVREIVADAGPVDEICLADTIGVGVPIQVTELADAVRGVTAGVPLRAHFHNTRNTGYANAIAAVASGFTALDASLGGIGGCPFAPAATGNIATEDLAYLLRRSGLATGVDAGAAAAAGLWIGGELELGQVPAQLGRAGDFPGDLLLR